The segment CCGCGTGGAGGTGGAGTACGCGCTCGCGAAGCCGGCCTTCTACGACCTGCCCGGCGCCGTGGCTCCTGCGCTCGAACGGGCCTGACCGTGGTCAGGATCGCGCTGGACCCGACGCCGCTGCACCACAGCCACGCGCTTCTCGACCTGCCCGCCAAGGTGGCGGAGCTCGGCTACGACCACCTTCAGCTCACGCCGCACCGGGACTTCCTGCCGTTCTTCCGGCACCCGAGGGCCGACGACGACCTCGTCGACGCGTTCGCCGCCGCCTGCCGGGCCGCCTCGGTCGAGATCGCCTCGGTGCTGCCCGTGCTGCGCTGGTCCGGCCCCGACGAGGAGGCGCGTCGCGCAGCCGTGAAGCAGTGGAAGCGCGTGATCGAGATCACCGCGCGCCTCGGCGTCGGCGTCATCAACACCGAGTTCAGCGGCCGCCCCGAGCTCTCGGAGGAGTCCGAGCGGCAGTTCTACTGGTCGATGGAGGAGCTGCTCCCGCTGATCGAGCGCGAGGGGATCCAGGTCTACATCGACCCGCACCCCGACGACTTCGTCGAGGACGGCCACGAAGCGCTCCGCATCATCCGCGGGCTGAACTCGTCCCACGTCGGCCTGGCCTACGTCGCCTGCCACACCTTCCACTACGGCGGCGACCTGGCGGGCATCATGGCCCGGGCCGGTCGGACACTCGGGCTCGTGCACGTCGCCGACACGTTCGACCACCGGCGGTCGCACGGCCTCCGCTACATCACCAACCCGCCCGGCACCGCCGCGCGCGTCCACCAGCACCTCAAGATCGGCGACGGCGACGTCGACTGGGACGCCTTCTTCGGAGGGCTCGCCGCGCTCGACTTCTTCGACCGGCCCGACACGGTCGTCGTCTCGAGCGTCTTCGCCGAGGACGAGGACGTCGACGCCGTCAGCCGCTACCAGCTCGAGCAGATCCGATCGCGGATCGCGGCGGCCACCGGCTCCTGAGGCGGGAGCCCGGCCCTACTTGTCGACGAGGGTGACCGAGAACGAGTAGAGGTCGGGCCGGTAGCAGTGCTGACCGACCTCGACCGCCCGGCCGGAGCCGTCGTAGGCGGTGCGCGTCATCGTGAGGAGGGCGCCGCCCGGCTCGATCTCGAGCAGTTCGGCCTCGTCGTCGTGTGCGGCCCGCGCCCCGATGCGCTGCTTCGCCACCCGCATGGTGATGCCGCGGAGGCGGAGCAGCTGGTAGAGGCCGTGGTCGGCGAGGTCGGCGGCGGTGAACTCGGCGACGTCGACGGGGAGGAAGTTCTCGAGGACGGCGACGGGCACGTCGTCGGCGAGGCGGAGCCGCCGGATGCGGTTGACGGGCGCACCCCGATCGACGCCGAGCGCCGTGGCCGTCTTCTCGTCGGCCTCGGCGATCTCGTGCAGCAGGAGCCGCGTGGTCGGTTTCTGCCCGGTCGCCTCGAGATCCTCGTAGAGGCTGGTGAGCTCGACGTTGCGCGTGACCGGACCGTGGACGACCTGCGTGCCGATCCCCCGGCGCCGCACGACGAGCCCCTTGTCGACGAGCTCCTGGATCGCCCGGCGGATGGTCGGCCGCGACAGGCCCAGCCGCTCGCCGAGCCCGACCTCGTTCTCGAGGCGCGCGCCGGCGGGAAGCCGACCGCTGAGGATCGAGGCCTCGAGCCGGCTGGAGATCTGGTACCAGAGCGGCACCGGCCCGGTGCGGTCGAGGTCGGCGAAGAGGTCGGAGGGGAGCCCGGTCTCGGTCATCGTGCTCCCGCCGTCGTGAGGGACCTTTGTGAGGACAATCATACGTGTCGAGCCGCGACGCGACACCCTGACCGCGCGGTCCGGAGCCGTCCGGCGCCAGAATGAGGGCATGACCCAGGACGACGACCTCCCGACCTTCACCGCCGAGCAGATCGAGCAGCAGCTGGCCGAGCTCACCTTCGACAGCTTCGACCAGGAGGCGGCCTACGCCCTCGGGACCCTCGCGGCGGAGATCGTCCGCGAGCGCGGCTTCGCCCTGGCGGTGCAGATCGTGATCGGCGACCACATCGTCTACAAGGCCGCGCTCGGCGACGTCGAGGAGGGCACGACGGAGTGGCTTCGCCGCAAATCGAACGTGGCCCGTCGCGACGGCGTCCCCTCGCTGCTCGTCCGCCGGCGCGCGGAGGCGCTGGGCGAGAAGGCGGCCGAGGACGCCGATCACGCCCCGCACGGCGGCGCGTTCCCGATCGTCGTCGACGGCACGCTCGTCGGGACGATCACCGGCTCGGGCCAGCCCGACGTGGTCGACCACGACGTCGTCGTCTCGGCTCTCCGGAGCTACCTGGCGAACTGACCCGTCGATGCGTCTCTCCGTCCCGCATACTTGTATCTCATACGGGATGGGGTTCTGCGGGCCCCGGGGAGGGAGACGCATGAGAGCGAGCGAACTGCGGGTGTACTTCGGCGTGGTCGCCGGCATCGCGATCGTCCAGGCCGTCACTGCGGCGCTGCGGCCCGACGGCGACCCGGTGATGGGCATCGTTATGACGTCGGGGCTGGTGACGCTACTGCTCCTGGGGCTTCGCCCCGAGCATCCTGCGGGCCGGGGCGATCGGGACGGACACGGTGTCGGGGCCGACGGCACGGCGTGGAAGCCGCCGACGACCCGACCGCTGGACGCGTCGGGGCCGCGGGAGAGGGCCGATCCGGCTCCAGGCCGACGATCGGCACCCACCCGCGACGAGCCTCGCTAGGCGGTGGTCAGGACGACGCGGAAGCGCGCCTTGCCCGACATCATGCGGTCGAAGCCCTCGGCGGCGTCCTCGAGCGGGAACGTCTCGATCATCGGCCGGACGCCCGTGCGCGCGGCGAAGCGGAGGGTGTCCTCAGAGTCCTTGGCCGTGCCCGACGCGTGTCCCGCGACGACGCGGCTGCCGAGGACGAGGTCGACGGCCGAGACGTTCAGGGCGTCCTCCGGGACCCCCAGCACGATCAGTCGACCGCGCGGCGACAGCCCCGGGACGACGGCCGACATCGCGGCCGCGTCGGTGACCGTGGCGATGACGAGATCGGCGCCGCCCAGGTCGTTCAGGGCCGCGGCCACGTCCGTGCTCGTGCTGTCGATGTAGTGGTCGGCCCCGAGCTGGTGGGCGAAGTCGGCCTTGTCGGTTCCGCGCGCGATCGCGATCGTCTCGAAGCCCAGCTTGGCGGCGAACTGCACGCCGAGGTGGCCGAGACCGCCGAGACCGA is part of the Frondihabitans sp. 762G35 genome and harbors:
- a CDS encoding sugar phosphate isomerase/epimerase family protein, which translates into the protein MVRIALDPTPLHHSHALLDLPAKVAELGYDHLQLTPHRDFLPFFRHPRADDDLVDAFAAACRAASVEIASVLPVLRWSGPDEEARRAAVKQWKRVIEITARLGVGVINTEFSGRPELSEESERQFYWSMEELLPLIEREGIQVYIDPHPDDFVEDGHEALRIIRGLNSSHVGLAYVACHTFHYGGDLAGIMARAGRTLGLVHVADTFDHRRSHGLRYITNPPGTAARVHQHLKIGDGDVDWDAFFGGLAALDFFDRPDTVVVSSVFAEDEDVDAVSRYQLEQIRSRIAAATGS
- a CDS encoding GntR family transcriptional regulator, which gives rise to MTETGLPSDLFADLDRTGPVPLWYQISSRLEASILSGRLPAGARLENEVGLGERLGLSRPTIRRAIQELVDKGLVVRRRGIGTQVVHGPVTRNVELTSLYEDLEATGQKPTTRLLLHEIAEADEKTATALGVDRGAPVNRIRRLRLADDVPVAVLENFLPVDVAEFTAADLADHGLYQLLRLRGITMRVAKQRIGARAAHDDEAELLEIEPGGALLTMTRTAYDGSGRAVEVGQHCYRPDLYSFSVTLVDK
- a CDS encoding heme-binding protein: MTQDDDLPTFTAEQIEQQLAELTFDSFDQEAAYALGTLAAEIVRERGFALAVQIVIGDHIVYKAALGDVEEGTTEWLRRKSNVARRDGVPSLLVRRRAEALGEKAAEDADHAPHGGAFPIVVDGTLVGTITGSGQPDVVDHDVVVSALRSYLAN
- a CDS encoding alcohol dehydrogenase, whose translation is MKAIQISAPGASLELVERDIPEVPRGHVLVKVAANGVCHSDTMPGAGMASSYPRVPGHEVAGTVETVGEGVTVWTPGQRVGVGWFGGACFECESCRRGDFVSCRVGKVTGLSSDGGYAEYLVAPADALAAIPDALSFEEAAPLLCAGVTTFNAIRTSGVRPGDRVAVLGLGGLGHLGVQFAAKLGFETIAIARGTDKADFAHQLGADHYIDSTSTDVAAALNDLGGADLVIATVTDAAAMSAVVPGLSPRGRLIVLGVPEDALNVSAVDLVLGSRVVAGHASGTAKDSEDTLRFAARTGVRPMIETFPLEDAAEGFDRMMSGKARFRVVLTTA